The genomic region AGTCTGCAAATGTTGCCTCGGGATTAGATGCAAGAAATTCGCTAAGGGTATGACCATCTCTATTCAGAAATTCCATGTAGTTTGTATCTATTTCTATTTCTAATTCAGACCCCGCTACAACCCCGATACCTCGTACTTGTACTGCAATCGTTGCTGGATCTGAAGGTTGCTTATCCAGTAGATTATCGATTATGTGTACGGATTTGTCTGCGAGAACTTCTTCTATCGTAGAGAAAGCAATTACTCCAGAATCCGTTGTGACCGATCCGTTTGAAGCGACAACTTTCCAGTAGAAGGTAAATCCCTTAATCACATCTGGATAATACTCCTCAAGAGTTGTTCCATCCATGACCTTAATAAGGTTATCGCTAGAGTATCCGAAGTAAACATCATAAGTTACGGGTGACCCATCTGGATCAACAGCGTTCCATTCGAGCTTCAAATCTACTGGCTGATTCACCGCACCGTTAGCCGGCAGAAGTCTGTCAAATTCCGGCGCGTGATTCATTTCAAAATTGGCCACAAGATTACGGTTCTTCATGGCAATAAATGTGTAGACCGGCTCTTTGCTTACTTCAACTCCATCTTCCGTCCAGTTTACAAAATACTTTCCTTGACTGGGAGTAGCAACAACAGTCACTTCATCTCCTGAATTGTATGTACCCCCACCGCTAACTGATCCACCATCTATGGGATTTACAGAAAGGGTGATAGTGAACTCTCCTATAGACGGGTCGGTATCCTCAACGAAATCACAATCGATAAGCTTGTAAGCCTCGATTCCGCATGATACGCATCCAAGAGCTCCACACTCGGGAGTGAAGAGTAGTACGAGAAGGTTGTACTCTGTTCCAGCATCCATAAGTGGCTTGAGGTCAGGAAGCTCTATTTCCACATCTTCCGTGACCGCTGAATCAGAAATGAATGCCTTCTCTTTAATCATTACTCCCTTGGTCAGCATTTCATCGAGAGTGCCTGTGTCTGAAGTCTCAACCAGGTAGATTCTCACAGTTATCTTGGAGTCAAAGAATATCGTGGCTCCAATTGTCGCTGGATCGCCTTCGCCAACAACGCAAAGACCGTCTACAACTTTTATCTGGCTGTCTTCGGACTCAACTATCCAGGCATCTTCAAGGCTCGAAAGCTCGTACTTAACAAAGAAAGGAATCGTGCTAGTCGCATAATTGCCCTCAGAGTCAGTCGCGGCTACAGTTATGTTGTACTTTCCGCCTGGAATAGGATTGCCGATGTTGTCTTTCAATGTGTTGTTGGAAACAGTGTAAACCCAAGGCGCAGCTCCCCATTTGTCTTCAGGAATCTCTTCTGAGAAGGAAAGTCCCTCAACTACGTGGGTAACAGTGTACTCAGCAGCCGCAAGATCACCATCGGGATCGCTCACTGCCACCTGGAACCTTATGTTAAGGTTTTCAGCACAGGGCTGAAAAACCATGAAGTCGTCTGTCGTAAAGTTGAGCTTGGTTATCTTTGGAAAAGGACCAACCGGCGGTCCTTCTTCAGCAAATACTGCGTTCGCAGTCTTATGAGAAGTCATCACAACAGTTGTCGGATTCTCAAAAACATTTGTACCACCAACAACCCACTTGATGAAATGCCAGCCAAGTGCAGGAGTTGCGGTAAGAACAACCTCAGTAACTTCATCGTACTCATGAGCTCCCACAGCTGGATCAACGGTTCCCTCACCGGTCTTCGTAATAGTAAGAATAAATACTTCCTTGAAGAACGCCTCAACACTTTGGTCTGCATCCATAGTGACTTTTATTGTTGGATTCGCTTTCTCTTCTTCACCGACTACCCACTTAACAAATTGCCATCCTGCATCGGCTACGGCTGTCAATGTCACTTCTGTTCCCGTTGTGTACTTTCCACTTTCATTAGGTGCAGGATCGGCAGTAACTTTTCCATTACCAGTCTTCTCAATCGTCAACACATACTGCGGAATATCTTCAAAAATTGCTGTCACGCTTTTATCTTCGTTCATCGTTATATTTACAGGATTTTCTGAACTTAATATGCCTCCGCTCCATCCAGCAAAAGTACACCCTTCTAAAGGGAAGGCTGTTAGTTGGATTACTTCGCCGTGAGAGTATGCGGGTTTATCCGGATTCTTGGTTACAACTCCTTGTCCAACCAAGGTTATTGCGAGCGTGTAAGTCTTCTTTACAAGAAAAACATCGACTGTCTTGTCGCCGTCAACATTCAGATTGTCTTTTGCATCGTTGTACCCTTCTTTGCTAACGGTGTAGGTTGCGTTACCTGAAGGCACTCCAGAAAAAACCGCCCTACCCAGGGAATCTGTATTCTTTGACTCACCGTTGAAAGCAATGCGCGCATCCTGAATCGAGCCCTGGTTGTCTTTCACGTTGAAGGTTACCATATATGTTGTTGGAGTCACTAAACAGAAGATGGCATGAATGGTATGCTCTTCAGAAACGTCATTGAAGGTATATGAATTGTCTGGACCAACTGACTGCCCATCTACTATGAGATCCCCAATAATATAGCCCTCGTTCGGTGTTATAGTAAAAGTCTTGTCCTCACCATGATTAACGAGCACAATTCCAGATGGTCTAATACTGCCTCCGTCCCCCGCCGTTGCTGTAATCGTGTACTTACTTGCAGCGAAGGTTGCGCCAACTGTTTTGCTTTTTTCCATAATAATTATTGCGGGATTTACAGAACCGCTAATATCTCCGCTCCAGCCTGTGAAGTTCCAGCCCTGCTCAGGATAGGCGGTCAGTTGGACAACGTCTCCATAAGAATAAGTGGCATTGTCCGGAGTTTTGTCCACTGTACCCTGACCAAATACAATGGTGGTTAGTATATAGGTCTTCAACTTGAAGTTCGCTACAAGAGCCCTATTTGCATTAGCGGTAAAGGAATAACTTGCACTTTTGCTAACCTGCACTCCATTAGCTGTCCAGTCAATAAATTCGTAGCCTTCATTAGCTGTGGCTGTCAGATTGATATGAGTTCCATGCAGATAGTTACCACTACCTGTTATGTTTCCCCCATCCGATGGATTCGAAGTTGCCGCTATAGAGTACTCAGGAATGAAGTGGATTGAATAGGTAGAGGTTG from Mesotoga infera harbors:
- a CDS encoding cadherin-like beta sandwich domain-containing protein, which produces MKRFSSLFVILVLLLMLAGCPSIQTMKDSTLKALLFNSLSVPNFDPEITEYTIELPRGTTEVPTISTVPNIEGVTIEVINAETVPGTTTIIVTALDGETVTTYHIYFTVQKNNDSSLKALEYNEMPVPGFKNDKLDYEVILPAGSAYLPTISATANDPNATINITQVLELPATAFITVTAENGVTTSTYSIHFIPEYSIAATSNPSDGGNITGSGNYLHGTHINLTATANEGYEFIDWTANGVQVSKSASYSFTANANRALVANFKLKTYILTTIVFGQGTVDKTPDNATYSYGDVVQLTAYPEQGWNFTGWSGDISGSVNPAIIIMEKSKTVGATFAASKYTITATAGDGGSIRPSGIVLVNHGEDKTFTITPNEGYIIGDLIVDGQSVGPDNSYTFNDVSEEHTIHAIFCLVTPTTYMVTFNVKDNQGSIQDARIAFNGESKNTDSLGRAVFSGVPSGNATYTVSKEGYNDAKDNLNVDGDKTVDVFLVKKTYTLAITLVGQGVVTKNPDKPAYSHGEVIQLTAFPLEGCTFAGWSGGILSSENPVNITMNEDKSVTAIFEDIPQYVLTIEKTGNGKVTADPAPNESGKYTTGTEVTLTAVADAGWQFVKWVVGEEEKANPTIKVTMDADQSVEAFFKEVFILTITKTGEGTVDPAVGAHEYDEVTEVVLTATPALGWHFIKWVVGGTNVFENPTTVVMTSHKTANAVFAEEGPPVGPFPKITKLNFTTDDFMVFQPCAENLNIRFQVAVSDPDGDLAAAEYTVTHVVEGLSFSEEIPEDKWGAAPWVYTVSNNTLKDNIGNPIPGGKYNITVAATDSEGNYATSTIPFFVKYELSSLEDAWIVESEDSQIKVVDGLCVVGEGDPATIGATIFFDSKITVRIYLVETSDTGTLDEMLTKGVMIKEKAFISDSAVTEDVEIELPDLKPLMDAGTEYNLLVLLFTPECGALGCVSCGIEAYKLIDCDFVEDTDPSIGEFTITLSVNPIDGGSVSGGGTYNSGDEVTVVATPSQGKYFVNWTEDGVEVSKEPVYTFIAMKNRNLVANFEMNHAPEFDRLLPANGAVNQPVDLKLEWNAVDPDGSPVTYDVYFGYSSDNLIKVMDGTTLEEYYPDVIKGFTFYWKVVASNGSVTTDSGVIAFSTIEEVLADKSVHIIDNLLDKQPSDPATIAVQVRGIGVVAGSELEIEIDTNYMEFLNRDGHTLSEFLASNPEATFADFEPWCEYKAISTDFLSIMKLKDTTGSTVYLSGAYKNSAGKNIADGNLWFIYVKTKAITGRTAAVFSSVSFVDTALVEIPVDSSDQGLFIVK